Proteins co-encoded in one Aerococcaceae bacterium DSM 111021 genomic window:
- a CDS encoding ABC transporter permease, protein MKSNFKQLMVPLLSVVIGLIFGAIIMLVFGYNPVEGYKALITGSLGNPFNIGQTIRAATPLIFTGLGFAVAYTAGFFNIGLAGQALWGWLISVWIGISLPDAPSWIVLPLAIIGGAVAGALWAGIAGVLKAFFDTSEVIVTIMLNYVAIYISDHIVRNVITDRADATPFVGQNASLRMQWLTDLTNGSTIHGGIFLALIFAVLVYILLQRTTVGFELKSVGFNKHAANYAGMNAKRNIILAMLLSGGLAGLGGVMNGLGEFRNVFLTNGVAPAIGFDGLAVALLGALNPIGIIFASLLFGGLKTGGTIMPLMAGVPSEIVEIATAAIIFFVGANYIITYFIDRREKSKLSNSDVIVQGGDD, encoded by the coding sequence ATGAAGTCAAATTTTAAACAATTAATGGTCCCATTATTATCTGTAGTAATTGGATTGATTTTTGGAGCAATTATTATGTTAGTTTTTGGTTACAATCCTGTAGAGGGTTATAAAGCATTAATTACAGGTTCGTTAGGTAATCCTTTTAATATTGGTCAAACAATTCGTGCAGCGACACCCTTAATTTTTACTGGTCTTGGTTTTGCTGTTGCGTATACTGCTGGTTTTTTCAATATAGGACTGGCTGGGCAAGCGCTATGGGGTTGGTTAATCTCAGTGTGGATTGGAATCTCATTACCTGACGCTCCTTCATGGATAGTATTACCACTTGCTATTATTGGTGGAGCAGTTGCTGGTGCATTATGGGCTGGTATCGCTGGTGTATTAAAAGCTTTCTTTGATACGAGTGAAGTTATCGTAACAATCATGTTAAACTATGTAGCAATTTATATTTCGGATCATATTGTTCGAAATGTTATTACAGACCGAGCTGACGCAACGCCTTTTGTAGGACAAAATGCATCGTTACGTATGCAATGGTTAACAGATTTAACAAACGGATCAACAATTCATGGTGGAATATTTTTAGCATTAATCTTTGCTGTTCTTGTATATATTCTTCTTCAAAGAACAACAGTTGGTTTTGAGTTAAAATCCGTTGGATTTAACAAACATGCAGCAAACTATGCTGGAATGAATGCAAAGCGTAATATTATACTAGCTATGCTTTTATCTGGAGGTTTAGCTGGATTAGGTGGCGTTATGAATGGTTTAGGCGAATTTAGAAATGTATTCTTAACAAATGGTGTAGCCCCTGCAATTGGTTTTGATGGCTTAGCTGTTGCTTTACTAGGAGCATTGAATCCAATTGGAATTATATTTGCTAGTCTGTTATTTGGTGGTTTAAAAACCGGAGGAACAATTATGCCTCTAATGGCAGGTGTTCCATCTGAGATAGTTGAGATTGCGACGGCGGCAATTATCTTCTTCGTAGGTGCTAATTATATTATTACTTATTTTATAGATCGTCGTGAAAAATCTAAACTAAGTAATTCAGATGTGATTGTACAAGGAGGAGATGACTAA
- a CDS encoding ABC transporter permease: MVNLLALIVSSTLVYSAPLIFTAIGGVFSERSGIVNVGLEGIMVMGAFSSIVFNLFFAESFGSWTPWIGLLVGAVAGALIATIHASATVHLRADHIISGTVVNLAAPALAVFLTRVLFEQRGQTDIIRQSFGYFNFPILSDIPVIGRIFFQSTSLPAYVGILIAFICWFVLARTRFGLRIRSVGENPQAADTMGINVYAMKYAGVLLSGVFGGIGGAVLAQSISLNFSVSTIAGQGFMAMAAMIFGKWNPVGAMLAAIFFGFAQSLSVVGSQIPFIESIDPVYLQIAPYIITIIVLVSFVGKSSGPAANGKTYIKSK; the protein is encoded by the coding sequence ATGGTTAATTTACTAGCTTTAATTGTATCATCTACATTAGTATATTCAGCCCCATTAATATTTACAGCCATCGGTGGAGTGTTTTCCGAACGTAGTGGTATTGTAAATGTTGGGTTAGAAGGTATTATGGTTATGGGTGCCTTCAGTTCGATAGTATTTAATTTATTTTTTGCCGAGTCATTCGGTTCATGGACACCATGGATAGGCTTGTTAGTTGGGGCAGTTGCAGGAGCCCTAATTGCAACTATCCATGCTTCAGCAACAGTGCATTTAAGAGCTGACCATATCATATCAGGTACGGTAGTGAACTTAGCTGCACCTGCTTTAGCGGTATTCCTTACACGTGTATTATTTGAACAAAGAGGTCAAACGGATATTATTCGTCAATCATTTGGATACTTTAATTTTCCAATATTAAGTGATATACCAGTGATTGGACGTATATTCTTCCAATCAACTTCTTTACCTGCCTATGTAGGGATATTAATCGCATTCATTTGCTGGTTTGTACTTGCTAGAACTCGCTTTGGTTTAAGAATTCGTTCAGTCGGGGAAAACCCACAAGCAGCTGATACAATGGGAATTAATGTTTATGCAATGAAGTATGCAGGTGTGTTACTTTCAGGTGTATTCGGTGGTATTGGGGGAGCTGTGTTAGCTCAATCGATTTCACTAAACTTCTCAGTGTCAACAATTGCTGGTCAAGGATTTATGGCTATGGCAGCAATGATTTTCGGGAAATGGAATCCAGTTGGAGCTATGCTAGCAGCAATATTCTTTGGGTTTGCTCAGAGTTTATCTGTAGTTGGATCTCAGATACCATTTATAGAGTCAATCGACCCAGTTTATTTACAAATTGCACCGTACATTATCACAATAATTGTACTAGTTAGTTTTGTAGGTAAGTCATCTGGTCCGGCTGCAAATGGTAAGACATATATTAAATCTAAATAG
- a CDS encoding helix-turn-helix domain-containing protein, which produces MSELGTKLRDARVEKGYTLNTLQQMTKIQKKYLQAIELGNYDEMPGSFYVRAFIKQYADMVGLDGDQLLMEYEDELTSNSENEDITEDNDSQKLPSRTERYVSNEKNSFDTVVSYLPIILLVAIVIGIMVALVVAINNIGQENQPTESAVSETSTSIVSVVEPDSMNQDESVESESIVEEPTLDENDLMVGDQVLTLTSEPGEATTYQLNAPFSEYSFEIEGNSFVWVGVFEDGVIVQDTTIVEGETLEHTVTAGTQEVRVSFGYPEGANLSVNGTLIEPQGQYLTETIIFTAAEGIEEETENETIELDIPEEDTETNEEDFQGPAVLDPANNTDGAE; this is translated from the coding sequence ATGAGCGAATTGGGAACTAAATTGCGTGATGCGCGTGTTGAGAAAGGCTACACACTGAACACGTTACAACAAATGACAAAAATACAAAAAAAATATTTACAAGCTATTGAACTAGGTAACTATGATGAAATGCCAGGTAGCTTTTATGTACGTGCTTTTATAAAGCAATATGCCGATATGGTTGGTTTAGATGGGGACCAACTATTAATGGAATACGAGGATGAACTTACTTCGAATTCAGAGAATGAAGATATAACTGAGGACAACGATAGTCAAAAACTACCTAGTCGAACAGAGCGTTATGTATCTAACGAAAAAAATTCATTCGATACTGTTGTGTCTTATTTACCTATAATACTATTAGTAGCCATTGTTATAGGAATTATGGTTGCTTTAGTTGTTGCGATAAATAACATCGGTCAAGAAAATCAACCAACTGAATCAGCCGTAAGTGAAACATCTACCAGTATAGTAAGTGTAGTAGAGCCTGATTCAATGAATCAAGATGAGTCGGTAGAATCAGAAAGTATTGTTGAAGAGCCTACGCTGGACGAAAATGATTTAATGGTAGGAGATCAAGTATTAACATTGACTTCTGAACCTGGTGAAGCAACAACATATCAATTAAATGCACCATTTTCAGAGTATAGTTTTGAAATTGAAGGTAATAGTTTTGTTTGGGTAGGTGTTTTTGAAGACGGGGTTATTGTTCAAGATACAACGATAGTTGAAGGTGAAACATTAGAACATACAGTCACTGCGGGCACTCAAGAGGTTCGCGTTTCGTTCGGATATCCTGAAGGAGCTAACTTATCTGTAAATGGTACTTTAATAGAACCTCAAGGACAATATTTAACTGAAACAATTATATTTACAGCAGCTGAAGGAATTGAAGAAGAGACTGAAAATGAAACAATTGAATTAGATATACCTGAAGAAGATACGGAAACTAACGAAGAAGATTTCCAAGGACCAGCTGTATTAGATCCAGCCAATAACACGGATGGAGCTGAATAA
- the pgsA gene encoding CDP-diacylglycerol--glycerol-3-phosphate 3-phosphatidyltransferase: protein MNIANKLTVARMILIPVFIILLYVPNQYGTIDLLGASVPVFQFLAGIVFTIASITDYLDGYLARKHNLVTAFGEFFDPMADKLLVIAALIMLVQSNAVPAWVVVIIVSRELLVTGLRVLLATYSGKVMAAALPGKIKTFTQMFAIIFYLFNDIGFALINIPISTILIYVCLIFTVYSGAEYFYKGRHVFLDAQ from the coding sequence ATGAATATAGCTAACAAACTTACTGTTGCAAGAATGATTTTAATACCAGTTTTTATTATTCTATTGTATGTTCCTAATCAGTATGGAACGATTGATTTATTAGGAGCAAGTGTTCCGGTCTTTCAATTTTTAGCCGGAATAGTATTTACTATAGCTAGTATTACTGATTATTTGGATGGATATTTAGCTAGAAAACATAACTTAGTTACAGCATTTGGAGAATTTTTTGATCCAATGGCGGATAAATTATTAGTTATTGCGGCTTTAATTATGCTAGTTCAATCAAATGCTGTACCAGCTTGGGTTGTTGTGATTATAGTTAGTCGTGAACTTTTGGTCACAGGACTTAGAGTACTTTTAGCTACTTACAGCGGAAAAGTTATGGCTGCTGCATTACCAGGGAAAATTAAAACTTTCACTCAAATGTTTGCGATAATTTTTTATCTATTTAATGACATTGGATTCGCATTAATCAATATTCCAATTTCTACGATACTAATTTATGTCTGTTTAATATTTACAGTATATTCTGGAGCAGAGTATTTTTACAAAGGTCGACATGTATTTTTAGATGCTCAATAA
- a CDS encoding competence/damage-inducible protein A, translating to MKAEIIAVGTELLMGYIINTNASDIAQGLLDIGIGTYYQSVVGDNKERIKESLEIASSRSDLIVLSGGLGPTDDDITKFVLADYLGEELFHDSNQLEMIESYFKNQNREITENNYRQALTISGGKTLNNNVGLSAGVIYTKKVDNKDKYYIVLPGPPFEMQHMLDEQVKPFIKNAVSDQGVITSKYINLYGVGESFVADTLDDLVKTQTNPTIAIYAKPKRVTVRLTSNSKNYEQSLESLDSVSEVIRKRFSNNFIGFGSNQTLEKYIIDELTKQKKTLSAAESLTGGLVLEKLTNTPGAGEVIKGGFVTYQTNQKEKILGISKELIEKYSVVSAEVAISMAEKTLTLTESDIAISLTGVAGPSSLEGHPPGEVFIALATNNHPTKVTQLNISNKPRHIVREVAEFEVLNLVREFLNK from the coding sequence TTGAAGGCTGAAATCATAGCAGTAGGTACAGAATTATTAATGGGGTATATTATAAATACAAATGCGAGTGACATAGCACAAGGATTATTAGATATTGGAATAGGAACTTATTACCAATCTGTTGTTGGTGATAATAAAGAAAGAATTAAGGAATCGTTGGAGATAGCATCTTCGAGATCAGATTTAATTGTCTTATCAGGGGGGTTAGGTCCGACTGATGATGATATAACGAAATTTGTACTTGCAGATTATTTAGGTGAAGAATTATTTCATGATAGTAACCAATTGGAGATGATTGAAAGTTACTTCAAGAATCAGAATCGTGAAATAACAGAGAATAATTACCGACAAGCCTTAACGATAAGTGGAGGTAAAACACTTAATAATAACGTTGGACTTTCAGCAGGTGTGATATATACAAAAAAAGTTGATAATAAAGACAAATATTATATTGTTTTACCAGGGCCACCATTTGAAATGCAACATATGTTGGACGAACAAGTCAAGCCATTCATCAAAAATGCAGTATCTGATCAAGGAGTCATCACTTCGAAATATATAAATTTATACGGTGTAGGTGAGTCCTTTGTGGCGGATACATTAGACGATTTGGTTAAAACTCAAACAAATCCAACAATTGCGATTTATGCAAAGCCAAAGAGGGTAACAGTTCGATTAACATCGAATTCAAAAAATTATGAACAATCGCTGGAATCTTTAGATAGTGTGTCTGAAGTGATTCGAAAACGATTTAGTAATAATTTTATCGGTTTTGGTTCAAATCAAACACTTGAGAAATATATCATCGATGAATTAACGAAACAAAAGAAAACTTTATCAGCCGCAGAAAGTTTGACTGGAGGATTAGTTTTAGAAAAACTAACTAATACACCAGGAGCAGGAGAAGTTATTAAAGGTGGTTTTGTTACTTATCAAACGAATCAGAAAGAAAAGATATTAGGTATTTCGAAAGAGTTGATAGAGAAGTACTCAGTAGTTAGTGCTGAAGTAGCAATATCAATGGCTGAAAAGACTTTGACTTTAACTGAAAGTGATATAGCGATTTCACTAACTGGTGTAGCTGGACCGTCTTCGTTAGAAGGGCATCCACCTGGAGAAGTCTTTATTGCTTTAGCAACAAATAATCATCCAACTAAAGTAACTCAGCTGAATATATCAAACAAGCCAAGACATATTGTTCGAGAAGTAGCAGAGTTTGAAGTGCTAAATTTAGTAAGAGAATTTTTAAATAAATAG
- the recA gene encoding recombinase RecA has protein sequence MVDKDRRKALDLALKGIEKNFGKGAIMRLGDRTDTQISTIPTGSLQLDIALGVGGYPRGRIIECYGPESSGKTTVALHAIAEVQKNGGLAAFIDAEHALDPAYAANLGVDVEELLLSQPDTGEQALEIADALVSSGAIDIVVIDSVAALVPRAEIEGEMGDTHIGLQARLMSQALRKLSGSISKTKTIAFFINQIREKVGVMFGNPETTPGGRALKFYSTIRLEVRRAESIKDSGNFVGNRTRIKVVKNKVAPPFKEAMVDIIFGKGISKIGEIVDIAADLEIINKAGSWYSYGEERIGQGRENAKTFLEENPDILEVVEGKVREHYFTPVEVKEAKAKEEEAKAKLEAKGKKTEKTTELPLDEKV, from the coding sequence ATGGTAGATAAAGATAGAAGAAAAGCGTTGGACTTAGCGTTAAAAGGAATTGAAAAAAACTTTGGTAAAGGTGCAATTATGCGTCTAGGAGATCGCACTGATACGCAAATTTCGACGATACCAACAGGTTCACTACAGTTAGATATTGCACTAGGTGTAGGTGGATACCCGAGAGGGCGTATAATTGAATGTTACGGTCCAGAATCATCTGGTAAAACAACAGTTGCTTTACATGCAATTGCAGAAGTTCAAAAAAATGGTGGATTAGCAGCCTTTATAGACGCAGAGCATGCATTAGATCCTGCTTACGCAGCTAATTTAGGTGTAGATGTAGAAGAATTACTTCTTTCTCAACCTGATACAGGTGAGCAAGCATTAGAAATAGCTGATGCATTAGTATCATCTGGAGCCATCGATATCGTGGTTATTGACTCTGTTGCAGCGTTAGTTCCTAGAGCCGAAATCGAAGGTGAGATGGGAGACACTCATATTGGTCTTCAAGCTCGACTGATGTCTCAAGCGTTGAGAAAATTATCAGGATCAATTAGTAAAACAAAAACAATAGCATTTTTCATTAACCAAATACGTGAAAAAGTTGGAGTAATGTTCGGAAATCCAGAGACGACACCGGGTGGACGTGCACTTAAGTTTTACTCAACAATCCGTTTGGAAGTAAGACGTGCTGAATCTATTAAAGATAGTGGAAACTTTGTCGGTAATAGAACTCGAATCAAAGTTGTTAAAAACAAAGTAGCCCCACCATTTAAAGAAGCTATGGTAGATATTATCTTTGGAAAAGGGATTTCCAAAATCGGAGAAATTGTTGATATAGCAGCTGATTTAGAAATTATTAATAAAGCTGGGTCTTGGTATTCATATGGTGAAGAACGAATTGGACAAGGACGAGAGAATGCTAAAACATTTTTAGAAGAGAACCCTGACATACTTGAAGTTGTAGAAGGTAAAGTTAGAGAACATTACTTTACTCCAGTTGAAGTTAAAGAAGCCAAAGCTAAAGAAGAAGAGGCTAAAGCTAAACTAGAAGCTAAAGGGAAAAAAACAGAAAAAACAACTGAATTACCTTTAGATGAAAAAGTGTAA
- the rny gene encoding ribonuclease Y, translated as MDFMSIAFAIVALIVGIIIGFLIKNMSDNKRIDGAKANAEVIVDDAIKQAQNLKREALFEAKEENLKYRNEIETELKERRNEVSRSENRLIQKEENLDSKSNNLDKRELNIESKEDNLSKRLQSVTDKEARINEIIQQQKDELERVAALSRDDARELIIDETKDGLTQDIAIMVRDAEQQAKDEADRNAKNIILQAIQRTSTDIVTDNSVSLVQLPNDDMKGRIIGREGRNIRTFESLTGIDLIIDDTPDTVVLSGFDPIRRQIAKIALEKLIQDGRIHPARIEEMVERARKEVDEKIREVGEEATFELGIHSLHPDLIKVIGRLAYRTSYGQNVLKHSIEVAKLTGYMASELGEDVVVAKRAGLLHDLGKALDNEIEGTHVEIGTEIAKRYKESDIVINAIASHHGDTQPTSMISVLVALADAFSAARPGARSESLENYIRRLEQLEEISTSFDGVSHAYAIQAGREVRVAVRPDKINDAQAAKVAHDIRKRVESEMNYPGNIKVTVIRETRSVEYAK; from the coding sequence ATGGACTTTATGTCAATCGCCTTCGCGATCGTTGCTTTAATAGTTGGAATTATAATTGGCTTTTTAATCAAAAATATGTCTGATAACAAACGTATTGATGGTGCGAAAGCAAACGCAGAAGTCATTGTAGATGACGCAATTAAACAAGCCCAAAATCTCAAACGAGAAGCGCTGTTCGAAGCGAAGGAAGAAAATCTGAAGTACCGTAATGAGATTGAGACGGAGTTAAAAGAGCGTCGCAATGAAGTCAGTAGATCTGAAAATCGTTTAATTCAAAAAGAAGAGAATTTAGATTCAAAAAGCAATAATTTAGATAAAAGAGAACTGAATATTGAATCTAAAGAAGATAATTTGAGCAAACGGTTACAAAGTGTTACTGATAAAGAAGCGAGAATTAATGAAATAATTCAACAACAAAAAGATGAATTAGAACGTGTCGCTGCATTATCACGTGATGACGCAAGAGAGTTAATTATTGATGAAACAAAAGATGGGTTAACTCAAGACATAGCAATAATGGTTCGAGATGCAGAGCAACAAGCTAAGGACGAAGCAGATCGTAATGCAAAAAATATTATTCTACAAGCTATTCAAAGAACATCGACTGATATTGTCACGGATAATTCAGTTAGTTTGGTTCAGTTACCTAATGACGACATGAAAGGTCGTATTATTGGTCGAGAAGGTAGAAATATTCGAACATTCGAAAGCTTAACTGGTATAGATTTAATTATTGATGATACACCAGATACAGTCGTATTAAGTGGATTTGATCCAATTCGACGCCAAATTGCAAAAATAGCTTTAGAAAAATTAATCCAAGATGGACGGATTCATCCTGCTCGTATTGAAGAGATGGTTGAAAGAGCTAGAAAAGAAGTCGATGAAAAAATTAGAGAAGTTGGTGAAGAAGCTACCTTTGAACTTGGTATCCATTCCCTACATCCAGATTTAATTAAAGTCATTGGACGACTAGCTTATAGAACTAGTTATGGACAAAATGTATTAAAACATTCAATAGAAGTAGCTAAGTTAACTGGCTATATGGCGAGCGAACTAGGTGAAGATGTTGTAGTAGCAAAACGAGCTGGTTTACTACATGATTTAGGTAAAGCATTGGATAATGAAATAGAAGGTACGCACGTTGAGATTGGTACAGAAATTGCAAAACGATATAAAGAATCAGATATTGTTATAAATGCAATTGCTTCCCATCATGGGGATACTCAGCCAACATCAATGATATCGGTTCTGGTTGCATTAGCAGATGCATTTTCTGCGGCCCGACCAGGAGCTAGAAGTGAATCTCTAGAGAATTACATTCGTCGACTTGAACAGTTGGAAGAAATTTCAACAAGCTTTGATGGTGTATCACATGCATACGCAATTCAAGCAGGTCGAGAAGTTAGAGTAGCTGTTAGACCAGATAAAATCAATGATGCACAAGCGGCTAAAGTGGCTCATGACATTCGAAAACGAGTTGAGTCAGAGATGAATTATCCAGGAAATATTAAAGTAACGGTAATTCGCGAAACAAGATCTGTCGAATATGCCAAATAA
- a CDS encoding TIGR00282 family metallophosphoesterase: protein MKILFIGDIVGVSGQNAIKKYLTQLKQEHKPQVTIANGENIADGHGITESLYKWLMSSGVDAITLGNHAFDNRNIYEFISDAKCLVRPVNMPDGTPGKGVHYVRVNDTELAIINVIGNVFMKPSLDAFNYLKPIIDEVKKRTNHIFIDFHGETTSEKQAMGFWLDGQISAIVGTHTHVQTNDGRVLPQGTAYISDVGMTGALNSVIGFRKEDSLKRFMTQLPTRLEQEISNEAIISAVVIETNPSTGLAKSIKTIYQQIR from the coding sequence ATGAAAATATTATTTATAGGTGACATTGTTGGAGTAAGCGGTCAAAATGCAATAAAGAAATATTTAACACAACTTAAACAAGAGCACAAACCACAAGTAACTATCGCAAATGGAGAAAATATTGCGGATGGACATGGAATTACAGAATCTTTATATAAATGGTTAATGTCATCTGGTGTTGATGCAATTACCCTTGGAAATCATGCATTTGATAATCGAAATATTTATGAATTTATATCAGATGCAAAGTGTTTAGTACGTCCAGTAAATATGCCGGATGGAACTCCGGGTAAAGGAGTTCATTATGTTCGAGTTAATGATACTGAATTAGCCATAATTAATGTTATTGGGAATGTTTTTATGAAACCTTCACTAGATGCGTTTAATTACTTAAAGCCCATTATAGATGAAGTTAAAAAAAGAACAAATCATATTTTCATTGACTTTCACGGGGAAACAACGAGTGAAAAGCAAGCTATGGGCTTTTGGCTAGATGGTCAAATCTCTGCAATTGTTGGGACACATACACATGTACAAACTAATGATGGTAGAGTGCTTCCTCAAGGTACGGCATATATATCGGATGTGGGTATGACAGGTGCTTTAAATAGTGTGATTGGTTTCCGAAAAGAAGATTCATTAAAACGGTTTATGACTCAATTACCAACACGATTAGAGCAAGAAATTTCTAACGAAGCAATTATAAGTGCCGTAGTCATCGAAACGAATCCATCAACAGGATTAGCAAAATCAATCAAAACAATATATCAGCAAATTAGATAG